In a single window of the Flavobacterium sp. W4I14 genome:
- a CDS encoding alpha-L-arabinofuranosidase (product_source=COG3534; cath_funfam=2.60.120.260,2.60.40.1180; cleavage_site_network=SignalP-noTM; cog=COG3534; pfam=PF06964; superfamily=51445) → MKLSKLPIVLVFLLFSKNLFATESAKHAATDSVYLFSYGNDGLRFAWSDDRNNWTPVGTGQVYLRSDFGRWGSDKKMFAPYVILGRGGVWQCVWSLNDRVKQFAHAQTKNLIDWGPQGYPFFEKGKNILRPVISYHKDLDIYQIVYTDSEGAYFQTETKDFKTYSPAKAVPLSAYKSNTVTTTIQNNMESGQLHRVKWAVVEALNKAAELRNFKARQDAETTKEDPVRFANLTKPELHISAEPEKAKAISKLLTGIFFEDINYAADGGLYGELIQNRDFEYQPSDKENHDTKWNSNHSWTFKGKEGDFAIRTAQPLHPNNPHYAALNLTVGGSSLSNSGYDGIALKKGENYLFSTFVRVAEGKKSFEVRLVSGKYGLLSKGLISCSSKSWKEIKTTLKSSASASDVSLQLWPLQNGRIDLDMISLFPQNTFKNRPNGLRKDLADTIAAIKPRFVRFPGGCVAHGDGIHNIYKWKNTIGALQARVPDRNLWGYHQSMGLGYFEYLQFCEDIGATPVPVIAAGVPCQNSGANGGGQQGGIPMADMPAYIQDIIDLVEYCNGATNTKWGKERAAAGHPKPFNLKYIGIGNEDQITDVFRERFAMIYKALKKAHPEITIIGTSGPFFEGTDYEEGWAFANEMKVDMIDEHYYRPPGWFINNQDFYDKYDRSKSKVYLGEYAASLPGGNRTNLETALSEALYLTSLERNGDVVSMASYAPLLAKEKHTQWNPDLIYFNNTEVKPTIGYYVQQLYGQNVGDEFIPAQVDISVKREDAIKRVAYSITRDQKSGKLFIKIVNMLPVAVKTSIDLSKLSSVNKQVIKKELSGLPGHYKIQPIKTAMDFSNLKSFELKPYSFTVFEL, encoded by the coding sequence CAACAGAATCCGCGAAACATGCCGCAACTGATTCTGTTTACCTGTTTTCATACGGCAATGATGGATTACGGTTTGCATGGAGCGATGACCGAAATAATTGGACACCTGTTGGAACAGGACAGGTTTATCTTCGCTCGGACTTTGGCCGCTGGGGATCAGATAAAAAAATGTTTGCTCCATATGTGATTCTGGGGCGTGGGGGAGTTTGGCAATGTGTCTGGAGCTTAAATGATCGGGTAAAGCAATTTGCCCATGCTCAAACAAAAAATCTGATTGACTGGGGGCCGCAAGGTTATCCTTTTTTTGAAAAAGGTAAGAATATCCTGCGTCCTGTGATTAGTTACCATAAAGATCTCGACATTTATCAAATTGTATACACGGATAGTGAGGGTGCCTATTTTCAGACAGAAACAAAAGACTTCAAAACCTATAGTCCGGCAAAGGCGGTACCGCTCTCTGCCTATAAAAGCAATACTGTCACCACTACCATTCAAAACAATATGGAAAGCGGACAGCTGCACCGTGTTAAATGGGCTGTGGTTGAAGCGTTGAATAAAGCTGCGGAGCTCAGGAATTTCAAGGCACGGCAAGATGCGGAGACAACCAAAGAAGATCCGGTACGTTTTGCAAACTTAACAAAGCCGGAGCTGCATATTTCGGCCGAGCCTGAAAAAGCTAAAGCCATAAGCAAGCTGTTAACAGGGATATTTTTCGAAGATATCAACTATGCAGCAGATGGTGGACTTTATGGCGAACTGATTCAAAATCGTGACTTCGAATATCAGCCATCAGATAAAGAAAACCATGATACAAAATGGAACAGCAATCATTCCTGGACATTCAAAGGCAAAGAAGGAGATTTTGCAATTCGAACAGCGCAGCCACTACACCCGAATAACCCACATTACGCGGCACTGAATTTAACGGTCGGTGGTAGTTCATTATCGAATTCTGGTTATGACGGCATTGCACTAAAAAAGGGAGAAAATTACCTGTTCTCTACTTTTGTTCGGGTTGCAGAAGGAAAGAAGTCGTTTGAAGTAAGGCTTGTTAGTGGAAAATATGGCTTGCTTTCGAAAGGATTGATCAGTTGCAGTTCAAAATCCTGGAAGGAAATAAAAACAACGCTCAAATCATCGGCCTCAGCCTCTGATGTTAGCTTGCAATTGTGGCCATTACAAAATGGCCGTATCGATCTTGACATGATTTCATTATTTCCCCAAAATACCTTCAAAAACCGCCCAAATGGCCTTAGAAAAGACCTCGCAGATACAATTGCAGCGATAAAACCGCGTTTTGTGCGTTTCCCAGGTGGATGTGTGGCCCATGGAGATGGGATCCATAACATTTACAAATGGAAAAATACAATCGGGGCCCTACAGGCCCGTGTTCCCGACCGTAATTTGTGGGGCTATCACCAGAGTATGGGGCTGGGATACTTTGAGTACCTTCAGTTTTGTGAAGATATCGGCGCAACTCCAGTACCTGTTATTGCCGCCGGAGTACCCTGCCAAAACTCAGGAGCCAATGGGGGCGGGCAGCAGGGTGGAATCCCGATGGCAGATATGCCCGCATATATTCAGGATATTATCGATCTGGTTGAATACTGTAACGGAGCCACAAATACAAAATGGGGGAAGGAACGTGCTGCAGCAGGACATCCGAAACCATTTAATTTAAAATATATCGGTATCGGCAATGAAGACCAGATAACAGACGTCTTTCGTGAGCGTTTTGCCATGATCTATAAAGCACTTAAAAAAGCACATCCTGAAATAACCATTATTGGAACTTCAGGGCCGTTTTTTGAAGGTACAGATTATGAGGAAGGTTGGGCTTTTGCCAACGAAATGAAGGTTGACATGATAGATGAACATTATTATCGTCCACCAGGCTGGTTTATAAACAATCAGGATTTTTATGATAAATATGACCGTAGTAAATCAAAGGTTTATCTGGGAGAGTATGCGGCAAGCCTCCCAGGGGGAAATAGAACAAACCTGGAAACCGCTTTATCTGAAGCGTTGTATCTGACTTCCCTGGAGCGCAATGGAGATGTGGTATCTATGGCCTCTTATGCACCATTGTTGGCAAAGGAAAAACATACGCAGTGGAATCCTGATCTGATCTACTTTAACAATACAGAAGTTAAACCCACCATTGGATATTACGTGCAACAGCTTTACGGTCAAAACGTAGGAGATGAATTCATTCCTGCACAAGTTGATATTTCAGTAAAGAGAGAAGATGCAATTAAGCGGGTGGCATACTCCATTACCCGTGACCAAAAATCAGGAAAATTATTCATCAAAATTGTAAATATGCTTCCAGTCGCAGTTAAGACTAGTATTGATCTGTCCAAGTTAAGTTCTGTGAACAAACAAGTAATTAAAAAAGAACTATCGGGTCTTCCGGGCCATTACAAAATCCAACCCATAAAAACAGCTATGGATTTTTCGAATCTCAAATCTTTCGAACTGAAACCTTATTCTTTTACCGTATTTGAACTGTAA
- a CDS encoding hypothetical protein (product_source=Hypo-rule applied; cleavage_site_network=SignalP-noTM): MNLYSYFIIACASAFCLTGGPAVAQETKVEPIIIKAERNILLRSFIDLDGDKRVTHAISIGSPLKVHYTYDADNGQLVLLWKGGFLDATPMWHDRGDGSSRPLGKAIQIGDGTPQIQRLATLQSEFKKDTVGSGFKPKGYTLDASGLPVFKYRTYGLSVKDATRVIDGGLGIRREIEPEGSANDLYLCLAKANVIEQKDGKYVIADKAYSISVADEAELKPIIRTIQGTQELLVPFKCKIVYAILLNQ; encoded by the coding sequence ATGAATTTATATTCTTATTTTATTATTGCCTGTGCATCGGCCTTTTGTTTGACCGGCGGGCCGGCTGTTGCACAGGAGACCAAAGTTGAGCCAATAATTATTAAGGCTGAACGCAATATCCTGCTCAGGAGCTTTATTGATCTTGATGGTGATAAACGGGTTACTCATGCCATCAGTATAGGTAGTCCGTTGAAAGTGCATTATACCTACGACGCTGACAATGGCCAATTGGTACTATTGTGGAAAGGAGGATTTCTGGATGCGACACCAATGTGGCATGATAGGGGCGATGGTTCTTCACGGCCACTCGGAAAGGCAATCCAGATCGGGGATGGCACACCACAAATTCAGCGGTTAGCAACACTACAAAGTGAGTTTAAAAAAGACACAGTTGGCTCGGGCTTCAAACCGAAGGGTTATACACTTGATGCATCAGGTTTGCCAGTGTTTAAATACCGCACCTACGGATTGAGTGTTAAAGATGCGACCAGAGTGATTGATGGTGGCCTGGGCATACGGCGTGAAATTGAGCCAGAAGGTAGTGCCAATGACTTATACCTGTGTCTCGCCAAAGCAAACGTCATCGAACAGAAAGATGGTAAATATGTCATTGCAGATAAAGCTTATTCTATTTCTGTTGCAGATGAAGCCGAATTGAAGCCTATTATCAGAACCATACAAGGAACTCAGGAGCTCCTTGTTCCATTCAAATGTAAGATCGTTTACGCTATTCTTCTTAACCAATAA
- a CDS encoding cytochrome c551/c552/glucose/arabinose dehydrogenase (product_source=COG4654/COG2133; cath_funfam=1.10.760.10; cleavage_site_network=SignalP-noTM; cog=COG2133,COG4654; superfamily=46626,50952): MNIFFNYKNGISCLLTMTFILMSISCFAQAESPKEDDYFKIMKVPAPEGAILEVGGLCTLPNGDLGVTTRRGDVFIVKNPSSSKPTFQKFASGLHEVLGLAYKNGSFYCVQRGELTKMTDTDNDGVADDFETIYAWPLSGNYHEYSFGPKLAADGSFFVTLNLGFPPTWWNPTSMVPWRGWALHIFEDGRVEPWAAGMRSPCGISMIDDQLFYTDNQGDWVGSGSIMQVKKGAFMGHPASLVWANLPQSPIKLTTEQFFAKNETKMIYDSKGNSVKPENDVNAKVVTEMDMKKNFPELQIPAVWLPHGILGISNSEIVKIPQGSFGPFAGQLLVGDQGQSMVSRVFMEKINGEYQGAAWPFRSGFQSGIVRLAWGKDGSLFAGETNRGWGSAGEATEGIQRLVWNNKIPFEMRSIKAMPDGFEIAFTKPVDKKYALDLASYSVESFIYKYHSVYGSPPVNSQKCNVKGVRVSADGLTARIIVAGLRKGYIHNITLDGIRSQENYYSLVHPTAYYTLNNIPEGKALSLAEVSTKNSASTKKLPLAQSKKSSSGGKTSVVKIPTYEQVKGLLTKNTCLACHNSDKRQVGPSFKEISTKKYTVEELTSLIYTPKPEHWPGYSTPMPPMTNVPKDEVKKIASWIKSLNK; the protein is encoded by the coding sequence ATGAATATTTTTTTTAATTATAAAAACGGTATTTCGTGCCTGTTGACAATGACATTTATATTGATGTCAATAAGCTGCTTTGCTCAGGCAGAATCGCCAAAGGAAGATGATTATTTTAAGATCATGAAAGTACCCGCTCCTGAAGGAGCAATCCTCGAAGTAGGCGGACTCTGTACATTGCCTAACGGCGATCTGGGTGTCACCACCAGGAGGGGGGATGTTTTCATTGTGAAAAATCCATCTTCATCGAAACCAACATTTCAAAAGTTTGCTTCAGGCCTTCATGAAGTGCTTGGACTTGCCTATAAAAATGGATCATTTTATTGTGTTCAGCGAGGTGAACTTACTAAAATGACAGATACAGACAACGATGGAGTGGCCGATGATTTTGAAACCATATACGCTTGGCCACTTTCAGGAAATTACCATGAGTATAGTTTTGGCCCTAAGCTAGCTGCCGATGGATCTTTTTTTGTAACCCTGAATCTTGGATTTCCGCCAACCTGGTGGAACCCGACAAGTATGGTACCATGGAGGGGCTGGGCACTCCATATTTTTGAAGATGGAAGAGTAGAGCCTTGGGCTGCAGGTATGCGCTCGCCTTGCGGAATTAGTATGATTGATGATCAGCTTTTTTATACTGATAATCAAGGCGATTGGGTTGGCTCTGGAAGTATCATGCAAGTAAAAAAAGGCGCATTTATGGGGCATCCAGCCAGCTTGGTTTGGGCTAATCTGCCGCAGTCTCCAATAAAATTGACCACAGAACAGTTCTTTGCCAAGAATGAGACAAAGATGATTTACGACAGCAAGGGAAACAGTGTAAAGCCAGAGAACGATGTGAATGCAAAGGTGGTAACCGAGATGGATATGAAGAAGAACTTTCCTGAACTACAAATACCCGCGGTTTGGCTGCCCCACGGAATTCTGGGTATTTCAAATTCTGAGATCGTAAAAATTCCTCAAGGCTCCTTTGGCCCTTTCGCCGGCCAGCTTCTGGTGGGTGATCAGGGACAGAGTATGGTTAGCCGTGTGTTTATGGAAAAGATAAACGGAGAATATCAGGGAGCCGCATGGCCTTTCAGAAGTGGGTTTCAATCGGGTATCGTGCGTCTGGCCTGGGGAAAGGATGGATCATTGTTCGCCGGCGAGACCAACCGGGGATGGGGTTCGGCGGGTGAGGCAACAGAAGGGATCCAGCGACTGGTTTGGAACAACAAAATCCCTTTTGAAATGCGCAGCATTAAAGCCATGCCTGATGGGTTTGAAATAGCGTTCACCAAACCTGTTGATAAAAAATACGCCTTAGATCTTGCTTCTTATTCAGTGGAAAGCTTTATTTATAAATACCATAGTGTGTACGGAAGTCCGCCGGTAAATAGCCAAAAGTGTAATGTAAAGGGCGTTCGCGTTTCAGCTGATGGCCTCACTGCCCGAATTATTGTAGCCGGCCTGCGCAAAGGATATATTCACAACATTACTTTGGATGGTATCCGATCACAAGAGAACTACTATAGTCTGGTACATCCAACAGCATATTATACTTTAAATAATATCCCGGAAGGCAAAGCGCTTAGCCTTGCAGAAGTAAGTACCAAAAATTCGGCCTCAACTAAAAAGCTGCCTTTGGCACAAAGTAAAAAGTCTTCATCAGGTGGAAAAACATCAGTAGTGAAAATTCCAACTTATGAGCAGGTGAAAGGGCTGCTAACTAAAAATACTTGTCTGGCCTGCCACAACTCGGATAAACGACAAGTTGGCCCCTCTTTTAAAGAGATTTCCACCAAAAAGTATACGGTCGAGGAGCTAACAAGCCTGATTTATACGCCTAAACCAGAGCATTGGCCCGGTTATTCCACGCCGATGCCGCCAATGACCAATGTTCCGAAAGATGAGGTAAAAAAAATTGCGAGCTGGATCAAATCATTAAATAAATAA
- a CDS encoding hypothetical protein (product_source=Hypo-rule applied; cleavage_site_network=SignalP-noTM; pfam=PF06439) produces the protein MKRSILIIGILVTNALLVQAQQPAKPEDTEVWSPVPAKVSPAKVPGGAPSDAILLFDGKDLDQWVNSGDTASAKKWTLADGIMTVDKSVGDLQTKEKFMDFQLHIEYRIPENISGSGQSRGNSGIFLAALPWGAGGYELQVLDNYENKTYVNGQAGSLYKQSPPMVNACLKPGEWQTYDVAWTAPRFNDDGSVKSPAVATVFHNGILVQNATILKGDTPYIGQPTYRKHGASPIKLQTHGDKSEPISYRNIWLRKL, from the coding sequence ATGAAACGATCAATATTAATTATTGGGATACTCGTAACAAATGCACTGCTCGTTCAGGCACAGCAACCTGCTAAGCCAGAAGATACGGAAGTATGGAGCCCTGTACCTGCAAAGGTAAGTCCGGCTAAGGTGCCTGGAGGAGCGCCTTCAGATGCCATACTTCTTTTTGACGGAAAAGATCTGGATCAGTGGGTAAACTCCGGTGATACTGCTTCAGCAAAAAAATGGACGTTAGCTGATGGGATCATGACAGTAGATAAATCTGTGGGTGATCTCCAGACAAAAGAGAAGTTTATGGATTTTCAGCTTCACATTGAATACAGGATCCCAGAAAATATAAGTGGAAGTGGCCAGAGCCGAGGTAACAGCGGTATTTTTCTGGCTGCTCTTCCCTGGGGTGCTGGTGGATACGAATTGCAGGTGCTGGACAATTACGAAAATAAAACCTATGTAAACGGGCAGGCTGGTAGTCTCTACAAACAATCGCCACCCATGGTAAATGCCTGTTTAAAACCAGGTGAGTGGCAAACCTATGATGTAGCCTGGACAGCTCCCCGGTTTAACGATGACGGTTCTGTAAAGTCACCGGCTGTAGCTACGGTTTTTCACAATGGCATTCTCGTTCAGAATGCGACCATACTCAAAGGAGACACCCCTTACATTGGCCAGCCAACCTACAGAAAACATGGCGCCTCCCCAATTAAATTACAGACTCATGGAGATAAAAGTGAACCGATCAGCTACCGTAATATCTGGTTAAGGAAATTGTAG
- a CDS encoding endoglucanase (product_source=KO:K01179; cath_funfam=3.20.20.80; cog=COG2730; ko=KO:K01179; pfam=PF00150,PF19190; superfamily=51445), producing the protein MKNIINIKNRSQGILLGFLIVIALFSSSCKKSEVAAELEVSSLDIKAQADGEGTEVTITSNDAWTAAINDAVPWIEIGRTAGGAGATQLQLKFSGNGTGASRYGVVTIKSGNGQARRIKITQVGNLYPTYNLSPKAPDATGMSSTAVQLAAKMRLGINFGNTMESPKEGEWQNSKLTESYVKFVKQMGFNTVRIPCNWNWTHLSDPGKVEIDKVWLNRVKEVVGWCVANDMYVMLNTHGDNGWLENNVSAAKQEEINARLKALWEQIATTMRDFDEHLIFAGTNEPAVENAEQMAILNGYHETFIKAVRSTGGRNSYRVLVVQGPSTDPTKTYTLMNTMPKDEIANKLMVEVHDYTPSTFTILTDGDATWGKMAYYWGKGNHSTIEPERNATYGEEDVIDTEFKNIKQKFVDKGIPVMLGEYAAWRRNAINNPNYLPKDLAMHNKSVNDWTYYLTKQAKANGILPFYWEIGFMLDRANNVVKDQPMLDAIIAGSK; encoded by the coding sequence ATGAAAAATATTATAAATATAAAAAATAGAAGTCAGGGGATACTTTTGGGTTTCCTGATCGTTATCGCTTTATTCTCCTCATCCTGTAAGAAGTCGGAGGTTGCAGCAGAGCTGGAAGTTTCTTCATTGGATATTAAAGCGCAGGCAGATGGCGAAGGTACAGAAGTGACGATTACCAGCAACGACGCATGGACAGCAGCTATTAATGATGCGGTACCTTGGATAGAGATAGGTCGCACAGCGGGCGGAGCAGGTGCTACACAGTTACAGCTAAAATTTTCTGGTAATGGTACAGGTGCATCGCGTTATGGTGTGGTTACGATTAAATCTGGTAATGGCCAAGCCAGGAGAATTAAGATTACACAAGTAGGTAATTTATATCCAACATATAATTTATCTCCAAAAGCACCCGATGCAACCGGTATGAGCAGTACGGCTGTACAACTGGCGGCAAAAATGCGCTTGGGAATAAATTTTGGCAATACCATGGAATCCCCAAAAGAAGGTGAGTGGCAGAATAGTAAACTGACCGAGTCGTATGTAAAATTTGTAAAACAAATGGGATTTAATACGGTACGGATTCCTTGTAACTGGAATTGGACTCATTTAAGTGATCCTGGTAAAGTAGAAATTGATAAGGTATGGCTTAATCGTGTGAAAGAAGTAGTTGGATGGTGTGTAGCTAATGATATGTATGTGATGCTGAATACACACGGAGATAATGGCTGGCTCGAAAATAATGTCAGTGCGGCAAAACAAGAGGAAATTAATGCGAGACTAAAAGCACTTTGGGAGCAGATTGCTACAACCATGCGTGATTTTGACGAACATCTTATTTTTGCCGGCACGAACGAACCTGCGGTTGAAAATGCTGAGCAGATGGCCATACTCAATGGTTATCACGAAACATTCATCAAGGCGGTTCGTTCTACGGGTGGCAGGAACAGTTACCGGGTACTGGTTGTGCAGGGCCCCAGCACTGACCCTACTAAAACTTATACTTTGATGAATACGATGCCAAAAGACGAAATCGCTAATAAGTTGATGGTCGAGGTGCATGACTACACGCCTTCTACATTTACGATACTAACAGATGGAGATGCAACCTGGGGCAAAATGGCTTACTACTGGGGAAAAGGGAATCATTCTACTATTGAGCCAGAACGCAACGCTACCTATGGAGAAGAGGATGTGATCGATACAGAATTCAAAAACATTAAACAGAAGTTTGTTGATAAAGGAATCCCTGTGATGCTGGGTGAATATGCAGCCTGGAGAAGGAATGCAATTAACAACCCGAATTATCTTCCTAAGGATTTGGCCATGCACAACAAGTCTGTAAATGACTGGACATATTATCTGACCAAACAGGCTAAAGCGAATGGTATTCTGCCATTCTA